In Glycine max cultivar Williams 82 chromosome 7, Glycine_max_v4.0, whole genome shotgun sequence, a single window of DNA contains:
- the LOC100806886 gene encoding phosphoacetylglucosamine mutase, which translates to MNEEQQCLLLSSASHFWPPKGVKLSYGTAGFRADASLLQSTVYRVGILAALRSLKTRSVIGLMITASHNKVSDNGVKIADASGGMLSQHWEPFADALANAPSPQHLLLLINEFVEKEGISVDGDWQVEVLLGRDTRPSGDALLQAAKQGVTSIVGAVATDMGILTTPQLHWMVRARNKGMKASEQDYFEQLSSSFRCLVDLIPAEKCKFDGVNDKVVVDGANGVGGVKLKDLGKLLNGLIIEVRNSSEDGGVLNDGVGADYVQKEKVLPNNFGSKDTGIRCVSLDGDADRLVYFIVPPKSSGRIDLVDGDKILSLFALFIREQLSFLNEKEDMKNCHQAHVGVIQTAYANGASTNYLKLLGLEVNFTPTGVKYLHEKATEFDIGIYFEANGHGTVLFSESFIESLEARTNEISLGSKGSEGEKAALRLLALSKLINQAVGDALSGLLLVEVILQHMGWSINKWNELYHDLPSKQLKVKVADRTAVVTTNAETVVVSPPGLQEAINEETAKDPQGRCFVRPSGTEDVVRVYAEASTQEAADTLANCVAKLVDQFLGFNSS; encoded by the exons ATGAACGAAGAACAACAGTGTTTGCTTCTCAGCTCAGCTTCTCACTTTTGGCCCCCCAAAGGAGTGAAGCTATCGTACGGCACTGCGGGCTTCAGAGCCGATGCATCACTTCTCCAATCGACGGTGTACAGAGTGGGAATCCTTGCAGCCCTTAGATCGCTCAAGACTCGCTCCGTCATTGGTCTCATGATCACCGCCTCACACAACAAAGTCTCCGATAATGGAGTCAAAATCGCTGACGCAAGCGGCGGCATGCTCTCTCAGCATTGGGAACCCTTCGCCGACGCCCTCGCCAACGCCCCTTCTCCCCAACACCTCCTCCTG TTGATAAATGAATTCGTGGAGAAAGAAGGAATCTCGGTGGATGGGGACTGGCAAGTCGAAGTGCTTTTGGGGAGAGACACGAGACCAAGTGGAGATGCTTTGCTTCAAGCAGCTAAACAG GGCGTCACTTCAATTGTTGGAGCTGTTGCGACGGATATGGGAATCTTGACAACTCCACAATTGCATTGGATGGTTCGTGCTAGAAATAAGGGTATGAAAGCTTCAGAGCAGGATTACTTTGAACAGCTTTCAAGCTCATTCAG GTGCTTAGTGGATTTGATCCCAGCTGAAAAATGTAAGTTTGATGGGGTGAACGACAAAGTGGTCGTGGATGGAGCTAATGGGGTTGGTGGAGTGAAACTTAAAGATTTAGGGAAATTGTTGAATGGTTTGATTATTGAGGTTCGGAACAGCAGTGAAGATGGAGGTGTACTGAATGATGGAGTTGGTGCTGATTATGTGCAAAAAGAGAAGGTTCTTCCAAACAACTTTGGTTCTAAAGACACTGGGATAAG GTGTGTTAGTTTGGATGGAGATGCTGATCGGCTGGTTTATTTTATTGTGCCACCTAAAAGCAGTGGTAGGATTGACCTTGTTGATGGGGACAAGATACTATCCCTGTTTGCCTTATTTATTAGGGAGCAACTAAGCTTTCTTAATGAGAAAGAAGACATGAAAAATTGCCACCAAGCCCATGTTGGTGTCATACAGACTGCTTATGCAAATGGGGCATCTACTAATTACCTTAAACTGTTGGGACTTGAAGTCAATTTTACTCCAACTGGAGTGAAATATCTGCATGAAAAAGCCACCGAATTTGATATTGGTATCTACTTTGAGGCAAATGGCCATGGAACTGTCTTATTTTCAGAATCTTTCATAGAGTCGTTGGAGGCTAGAACTAATGAGATTTCTTTAGGATCCAAAG GTTCAGAAGGGGAAAAAGCTGCTCTGAGATTATTGGCTCTTAGTAAGTTGATCAATCAAGCTGTTGGAGATGCTTTGAGTGGATTGCTCTTGGTGGAAGTCATATTACAGCATATGGGATGGTCAATAAATAAATGGAATGAACTTTATCATGATTTACCCAGCAAGCAGCTCAAG GTCAAAGTTGCTGACAGAACGGCTGTTGTTACAACAAATGCAGAAACTGTGGTTGTGAGCCCTCCGGGTCTACAAGAAGCCATAAATGAAGAAACTG CTAAGGACCCCCAAGGTCGATGCTTTGTGCGACCATCTGGCACTGAAGATGTTGTTCGTGTGTATGCTGAGGCATCCACACAGGAAGCAGCTGATACACTTGCCAACTGTGTGGCTAagcttgtggatcaattctTAGGGTTCAATAGCTCGTGA
- the LOC100802995 gene encoding uncharacterized protein gives MEIEFPTAGLGSVPGDGEGGIEMTESMQLIREFCDRFISSEKATRTRIFFPEASEVDFARQSVFSGCSFKLDYLTNPSFFEDFGFVEKIKMLDRVKTGDELFLVSYPYFNANEILVVEELYKEVLNTERKLIIFNGELDRIRSGYYPSFFYPKLAALTNARGRIPPFPSCDVAIKRVPRYLPYKWVSSTCMIGLQYLKASLHWPKVQKTL, from the exons ATG gAGATTGAGTTTCCCACAGCTGGACTCGGGTCTGTGCCAG GTGATGGGGAAGGTGGAATTGAAATGACTGAGAGCATGCAATTGATTCGTGAATTTTGTGACCGCTTCATTAGTTCAGAGAAAGCCACACGAACAAGAATA TTTTTTCCAGAGGCTAGCGAAGTTGACTTTGCCAGACAATCAGTTTTTAGTGGATGTTCTTTTAAGTTGGACTATTTGAcaaatccttcattttttgaagattttggctttgttgagaaaataaaaatgttagacAGGGTGAAGACCGGAGATGAACTTTTCTTGGTTAGCTACCCATATTTTAATGCCAATG AAATACTCGTTGTGGAAGAACTTTATAAAGAGGTCTTGAACACTGAACGGAAACTGATTATTTTCAATGGAGAACTCGATCGCATAAGATCTGGAT ATTATCCATCATTCTTCTACCCAAAGCTTGCTGCACTtacgaatgctagaggaaggataccaccatttccatcttgtgatgtggccattaagagggtcccacgATATTTGCCGTACAAATGGGtgtcgtcaacttgtatgattggcttacagtacttgaaagcctctttacattggccaaaagtccaaaaaactctatga
- the LOC113002176 gene encoding non-specific lipid-transfer protein 2, with translation MKASRIALFTLVVLLFVAEVQVSKAVTCSPVQLSACVSAITSSTPPSNLCCSKIKEQKPCLCQYLKNPNLKKFVDSPNARRVANTCGTPFPRC, from the coding sequence ATGAAGGCATCACGCATtgctttgttcactttggtggTGCTTCTTTTTGTGGCTGAAGTTCAAGTGTCAAAGGCAGTGACCTGCAGCCCAGTGCAGCTGAGTGCATGTGTGAGTGCAATAACCTCTTCAACCCCTCCATCAAACCTATGCTGCTCCAAGATCAAGGAACAGAAACCATGCCTTTGCCAATATCTCAAGAACCCCAATCTCAAGAAGTTTGTTGACTCTCCTAATGCAAGGAGAGTTGCTAACACTTGTGGAACTCCCTTCCCAAGGTGCTAA